A DNA window from Pseudodesulfovibrio thermohalotolerans contains the following coding sequences:
- a CDS encoding PTS sugar transporter subunit IIA yields MKLSDYLAKELILPELQSENKSDVLHELVAPLGEQYPEMDTDLAVRVLLDRERLGSTGIGDGIAIPHGKLEDLEKVIVVVGRSLKGVEFEALDHSPCNIFFLVLAPEQVAGMHLRVLAQISRLLKDEEFRKAFLTAEDTEALWTLLKSV; encoded by the coding sequence ATGAAACTCAGTGATTATCTGGCGAAGGAGCTGATCCTTCCCGAATTGCAGTCCGAGAACAAGTCGGACGTATTGCATGAACTAGTCGCCCCCTTGGGCGAACAATATCCAGAGATGGACACGGACCTGGCGGTCCGTGTCCTTCTCGATCGAGAAAGACTCGGATCCACCGGGATCGGCGATGGCATCGCCATTCCGCACGGCAAGCTTGAGGACTTGGAGAAGGTCATCGTTGTCGTGGGCCGCAGCCTGAAAGGCGTGGAGTTCGAGGCGCTCGATCACAGCCCCTGCAACATTTTCTTCCTGGTGCTCGCGCCGGAACAGGTGGCGGGTATGCATCTGCGCGTTCTGGCTCAGATATCCCGTCTTCTCAAGGACGAGGAATTCCGCAAGGCTTTCCTCACGGCTGAAGATACTGAGGCTCTCTGGACTCTCCTCAAAAGCGTCTAA